One region of Zootoca vivipara chromosome 7, rZooViv1.1, whole genome shotgun sequence genomic DNA includes:
- the FNDC11 gene encoding fibronectin type III domain-containing protein 11, with amino-acid sequence MLSHSPGMMNIGTIDVYLNKLGANLQTVVYSEEEQENEAWRMYMERKNVVLEFLHSDLSLHLLKRHHKRIELLKKCSYYIEILPKHLALGDQNHLMLPTTMFQLIDPWRFQRMKKVGTIQTKIQLLLLSDLLEELERGREELVHFLETYDMMTFLSRWDAVKPRLSSLSEQMDYFLAMLVPGRLYVKHRLVSDVGITKIPHIRLVLSTKMPVMFDRRESVAHEDWVSLKWFVTSQQPQLEQYELSFKLLEPRTPQERVHCGIMPVTSHTCEIHNLLPDRLYRFTVKRAETYTLVYEQWHDSILLKTKPYLEEEMETAMSEP; translated from the coding sequence AACTATTGATGTCTATTTGAACAAGTTAGGGGCCAACCTCCAGACGGTGGTGTACAGCGAAGAGGAGCAGGAGAATGAAGCCTGGAGGATGTACATGGAGAGGAAGAATGTCGTGCTGGAGTTCCTGCACTCAGACCTAAGCCTCCACCTGCTCAAGCGCCATCACAAGAGGATTGAGCTTCTGAAAAAGTGCTCCTACTACATTGAAATCCTGCCTAAGCACTTGGCACTGGGAGATCAGAACCACCTGATGCTCCCCACCACCATGTTCCAACTGATAGACCCCTGGAGGTTCCAGAGGATGAAGAAAGTGGGGACCATCCAAACCAAAATCCAGCTGCTGCTCCTGTCTGACCTGTTGGAAGAGCTGGAGAGAGGTCGGGAGGAGCTGGTCCACTTCCTGGAGACCTACGACATGATGACTTTCCTCTCCAGATGGGACGCTGTCAAACCAAGGCTGTCGAGTCTCTCTGAGCAGATGGATTATTTCCTTGCTATGCTGGTACCTGGGAGGCTGTACGTCAAGCACCGCCTGGTATCGGACGTCGGGATTACCAAGATCCCTCACATCAGGCTTGTCCTGAGCACAAAGATGCCCGTGATGTTTGACCGGAGGGAATCAGTGGCTCACGAGGACTGGGTGAGTCTCAAGTGGTTCGTTACCAGCCAGCAGCCGCAGCTTGAACAGTACGAACTCAGCTTTAAGCTGCTGGAGCCCAGAACACCCCAAGAGCGAGTCCACTGCGGAATCATGCCGGTCACATCACACACATGCGAAATCCACAACCTGTTGCCTGACCGTTTGTACAGGTTCACTGTCAAAAGGGCAGAGACTTACACACTTGTCTATGAACAGTGGCACGATTCCATCCTGCTTAAGACAAAACCGTACCttgaggaagaaatggagactgCTATGTCTGAACCCTGA